A DNA window from Sulfitobacter sp. BSw21498 contains the following coding sequences:
- a CDS encoding ligase-associated DNA damage response exonuclease has protein sequence MRMAKQPVLTFNENGIYCPSGDFYIDPWRPVDRALITHGHSDHARWGMSRYLATDIALPVMRHRLGDITADAIAYGEVRQIGGAQVSFHPAGHVPGSAQIRVEVDGEVWVASGDYKVVDDGLSDPFEPIKCHHFITESTFGLPVFRWADQSTIAAEINAWWAGCAAQGKTAFLGAYALGKAQRLLSMLDPEIGPILTHTATENTNRVLRDQGITLPDTILADADLNPKDHPGAIVLAPPGALGSAWSKKFGLQETAFASGWMAVRGVRRRRAGDRGFIISDHADWDGLLSAIKATEAENIYVTHGYTDVFSRYLADSGWQAQVVPTQFEGESLDKDAYE, from the coding sequence ATGCGCATGGCCAAGCAACCTGTCCTCACGTTCAACGAAAACGGCATCTACTGCCCCTCGGGTGATTTCTATATCGACCCGTGGCGCCCCGTTGACCGCGCGTTAATTACCCACGGACATTCAGATCACGCCCGCTGGGGCATGAGCCGCTACCTTGCCACTGACATCGCCCTGCCCGTCATGCGGCACCGCTTGGGCGACATTACCGCCGACGCAATCGCGTATGGCGAAGTGCGGCAGATTGGCGGTGCGCAGGTGTCGTTTCATCCAGCGGGCCACGTCCCCGGTTCCGCCCAGATCCGCGTCGAAGTAGACGGCGAGGTCTGGGTTGCCTCGGGCGACTACAAGGTTGTAGACGACGGGCTGTCTGATCCGTTCGAGCCGATCAAGTGTCATCATTTTATCACCGAAAGCACCTTTGGCCTGCCGGTGTTTCGCTGGGCCGATCAATCCACCATCGCGGCAGAGATCAACGCCTGGTGGGCGGGATGCGCGGCGCAGGGCAAGACGGCGTTTCTGGGGGCCTACGCCTTGGGCAAAGCGCAACGTCTGTTGTCGATGCTCGACCCCGAAATCGGCCCTATCCTGACCCATACCGCAACCGAAAACACCAACCGCGTGCTGCGCGATCAAGGGATCACCCTGCCCGACACGATCCTCGCGGATGCGGATTTGAACCCCAAGGACCACCCCGGCGCAATTGTGCTGGCCCCACCCGGTGCTTTGGGCAGTGCATGGTCCAAGAAGTTCGGCCTGCAGGAGACCGCTTTCGCCAGCGGATGGATGGCCGTGCGGGGTGTACGTCGACGCCGTGCGGGCGATCGCGGCTTTATCATCTCGGACCATGCGGACTGGGATGGACTGCTGTCGGCGATCAAGGCGACCGAAGCAGAAAATATATATGTCACACACGGTTATACGGATGTCTTCAGCCGCTATCTGGCGGACAGTGGCTGGCAGGCGCAGGTGGTGCCTACCCAGTTCGAAGGCGAGTCCCTTGATAAGGACGCGTACGAATGA